The Episyrphus balteatus chromosome 3, idEpiBalt1.1, whole genome shotgun sequence genome segment ttctttgttttatagtttttttttaagtatagtGATTCATGAGCACTTATATAAAAAATTCCATTTGCATTTTACGAGTTCTATCAAAGGCCAAATTTTAGTTTCGCCtcaaaaatgtaagaaaattgcTGTCGAATCATGAAGATTTAAAAGTTTTACTAATCCAATGTAGTACCAAACTTTCCtgaaaaatgttcttaaaaaattcgaaatctcaaaaattatttattttgtatttataatttatttatgcaaaatattttcgttAATGATtcctttaaattaaacaattaatcCACTAATATTTAGAAACCGCGCACCAAATATAAACGATTTCCATTCTACTTTTTCGtcgtacttaatttttttcttttgtttaatttcaattttttcagttTATAATGAAATTCCATCATCCCTTTTTAAGTGTTGACCGCTAAACCACCAAGAACCagctataaaaatgattttgctGTAAAGTTCTTTATTTATGAGTTTTTGAACCTTTTTTTAGCAATCTGATTACTTAGGAAATGTTAAGCGTAATTTTTAATCCAGGTTATTTCTTTGAATGCGAAAAGAGGACATTGAGGTAGAAAGTTATTCCACTCTCAAGACCTTCCTTTACTTTTCTTACATGAAAAGGTGTAAGAGAACacaatttcaaaaagttttcttttgtaGATATACTTAAGATTCTAGGGTATAACCTTGTTTGAATAACTTTGAGTGTAATCAAATTCAGAAGAAATATGATGGGAAAGACAAAATATGATAATTCTTCTTAAGGATGCGGAAGAATAAtgttggcaaaaaaaagttttaatcttAACAACGAATGCGGCAAAATAAACAACAATCTGTGTAGAAGAAATGTCAAGACATTTCCTTGAAGGAAGAGTTTCAATTGTTCCTTAAATCAAccctcaatttaatttttttttctaaaaatggatGAGTGAGGGATTTTGATAAACACTTAAACTTCATCACACAAAATAAACAGTTCCCAAACCCTTAAGCGCTCATAGTCTATTGTTTGTTTTCCTCACTTCAAAATTAAGgacactctctctctctcaatgAGTACTTTTCTAATAATAAAGAAGGTTAAACAAGTACGAGTTATAAAATCCTTTACAATAAATGCTTTATCTGTACGAGGATCTAAGGGATTTAATAATCAATAAAAGGAGAtattttataattgtttttttttttttttttttataaatcttagAAGTAACCgggaaaataagttttaattgTTGTGAGTGTCATCTGATTAAAAAGTTACACAGAGTAATTCGACATGTAGTTCAGCTCAAACTCCTACAGACAAATGTTAATTTAAATGAGATTATGTAGATTAACGTTGTGACTACTTGCTTAGAGATCTTTTGGaggttttatttaatattatttaggATACCAAAATGATATTTCGTCTGATTAAATACTCAAAAAGAGTACAAATGTCACTAAggtgtttcttaaaaaaaaaaaggttacgcatacaccatagtgaccctgCTAATTTCCCCTAGTTTATTTACTGAGTAATAAAacatatttgacttttgttGAATATTCACTGATAGCGAAACCCTTTAATCAAAAAATCATAGTTTAATTTTTTCCCGTTAAGCAATCTGAAAAAAAGTTACGGAGAATTTAGCATTTAGtacagatattaaaaaaaaaaattgtaacccTCAAAAAATCTCCTATTGCAATAACGatgaaaatacaaatacaaaatttgggtgAAAGGGTTTTTTATTCCATGGAAAAGAGGGAGGGGGGGGGCCTGATGTTCAACAAACAGTAACAAAAATTGCTTGTGGAATATAATCATGTAACACACGTTTTACTTTGATGCTGAATGagatctttcttttgatatctgactcgatggatttggacgagattttttaaaatgaacatTTTGTTCGGCCAGGgttaacattgattttttttctcaaaaatctgaaaaaaattaaatctgcctgggaattaaaaaaaaaaaaatatttggatgcgAATAACTCAGCAGCCGGACCTCCAAGaatcttttagttttcagttatgaaaagggattaaagagacctttcttttgatatctcactcaaTGAATTTGGataccatttttaaaaataatttttttttcggcaacGGGTTAGCCTTGATTTTatctcgaaaatctgaaaaaaaaaatgtaatcgaaaatctaaaaaaaaattaaatctgccttggaatttaagaaaaaaaaaaatatttggatacGAATAACTCAGTAGCCAGACTTCCAAGAATCTTTTGGTTTCTGGTTATAAAAAgggcttaaagagacctttctttttatatctcactcgataaatttggaagaaatttttaaaaatacatttttttcgacaaggggttaaccttgatttttttcgaaaatctgaaagaAATTAAATCTGCCTGGGACCTCCAAGaatcttttagttttcagttatgaaaagggcttaaagagacctttcttttgatatctcactcgataaatttggaagaaatttttaaaaatgcattttttttttcgacaaggggttaaccttgatttttttttcgaaaatctgaaaaaataaatttgtaattttattacctaaatgcataggccagttcactgtgaactcaaatcaaaagctttcatttgatactagTGTAATTGGTCATCTCCTTTCAATCTTCATGATTTTGACTTTTATAATGTGCTTTCTGCTTTAAATATGGAAGACAGGGAgtgtttaatgttttaatataatattttaactGGTGAAACTGATTCAAATTATCTTTTGTCACAAATATGTATAAACTCTCATTCACGTTCATTAAGAtcagtagattttatttatcaaagatTCAATAGAACGATCTATGGTTCACATGAGCCGTTGTATGCTGCTTGCACATTGtttaataagtattttaatttaattgattttaatgtgtcaaaaagttgtttaaaaactaaattgtaTATAATTATATTTGCAATCTCAAAGCTAATAATTATTGTAATTTgtagctaaataaataaataaataaatatatccaAATAACCATTACGTTTTTTAAAAAGCGTTTACATATATTTGGGAACAGAAATCTTATGTGTTTCcttgtaaatatttgtttactcAATGTCATCACCTTAAAATATGCAGTGAGGTAATTTGATACTTTTATACTTAAACAATATTAATTAATTGTCAAACTTTAAGGGCCCTGTCTGCTGTCCCCCTTTTTGATTAACTGTAttctttatcataaaaaaacacCTCACCTTACCACTTatgaaaataacaaataatggataaaagaaaaaatttaaactccaGGAAAACGAAAAATAACTCTATAATATAAAACGAAGAAGTAATTTGCGACTAAATGACGAATAGCCTGGCGCGGTTAATATGGTCCACCACTTggcattttgattttaaatttttgatcagcctttttgatttaaataccCGGGCCACTCCCCGTCTTGAGCTACACTGCTAGGAACCTATCAGATCCTGGGAAAAAGGGTTTGGGAAGTCAACTAAAGTGGCTGTCTGTCTTCACCCGCTTTTATATCTTTTAACATACAAAATAGACAAGAAACGAAAACGAAATTAATCCATAATCTGATTAGAATTCTGCTAAAATTTATTGaacataaacataaacaatcaaaaaaaagttttgctttatttttgtaaacagAATAAAATAGGTAGGTATTGACAGCAATGTAAACATGCCAAAGAATTTTCAATCCTCTAAAAATGAATTTGCTTGAAAAGCAAGAAAGGATATGAATGGAACCTAACGAAACTTTATGTAACCACTACATTTAACAAACATTTGGCACACATACGGCGAGGAACCCTTTCGTGTCCATTTATCTCTTTTTGGGTTCAACACATTTTTCTCACATAAACAGGAGCGTGATGCGATATACCCTTACTAGGATTGTCGTCGCATTCTTGCAAATGGCCACAGTCTAAGAGTATCtttaaccaaataaaaaaagctaTTCATCCTTTGTCATGTGCGGTATCTGAATGGTTCTATCTAAAGGaagtatatgtatataaaaataaatgattcagtaatacttttttttttcatgatatttTCACTACTTTATCTCTATTAAATAAGTGTATCAGACTTCCAAGCGTGCATGATATTttaaaacactatttttttttacagtattCTGTTGactttgtgtatttttttgaaaaaggtcaaCAAGTAGAGTCCATTTATTTAATGAGAAATACGGTCTCTTcaggaataaataaataataataaaaaaaatgcatggacTGCTACTACGAATttgcttaatttaaaaaaaaaagcctgaAATTCGTTCATACAATTTTCAACCAAATAAAGttcttaaatgattttgaattcCCTCTCTCGAATAGCTAAGGTGTCTCTTAATACCCCAGTTCTGCTCTACTTGTGACTTCGAGGGAAAAAACCACCTTCGGGCCATTTTTGTTCACGTTTGCGACATGGCGACTTGAGAATAAGATACAACAACCAAGTGTACTACAGGTTGGACCAGAATCTTTTTGGTATAAGTTGACTCGTGTAACCCTAAGCCGAAGTTAACGAAAGTGAAAATCCCCATAGAAGAATCCATATATTATGAGGCTAGAATCAACTCGTTAAAAGTCGGGGTAAGTAAGTAATACAAATTTGAGTTCAAGATCAAAGAATTATCAATATTACAACATACAGATGAATCCTTAGGATCAAAGTCTTGAAACAAGTTTTAGGTTACAGatttgagttcacagtgaacagagGCGTATGCATTTAAGTacggaaaatacaaaaaaaatatttccaatttttgagaaaaaaaatcaaggttaacagCTAGCCAAAAAgtaatgcattttgaaaaacttcctccaaattcatcgagtggggttacaaatgaaaggtctctaaAGACTTATTCagagctgaaaaccaaaagattcttgGAAGTCTGACTGCTGAGTTATTCgcatgcaaatatttttattcttaaactcGGAGGCAGATCCCTGCGGATCAaaatctcgaaacaagttttcgTTTATAGATTTGATATgcattaagttaaaaaaaaaataattttttccaactttcgaaaaaaaatgcattttaaataatttcctcCGAATTCATCAGTTATTATCTACTATTACTTATGTCGGAAAATCGGTCATCTTTTAAAACTTATCTCATTATGAGCCCCTTAAAGCACAAGTGTTGTAGCtccaatttttcttatttctatataaaaaaggGTTTGCTACAAGTTGTCAGTACTGCCAGAGTATTTTAAaggcaaggagccgattttgaaaaatcttcgagccaaaaatagccgctttcaaaaatagttcaaaaaacgcaaacaatttttttttggtacctatgagattttttttttttagttttcagaTAACTTTTGCAAAAAAGAGACTTTAAGTATAATTTGTACTTCATTTTATTGATATATCCTGGTTTTCGTGGTCATAGACGggcatgaaattaaatttgtaatacaaaaaaaatgaaaaatgtatgcaaattggtTGTCTCTGTTCACATAATctggtggatttttttttttttgtaaatgcttGGATTGTAAAGGAGCCTTAAATCGTCaagttcaaaatcaaaaaaaaaccaaatttcgataaatcggaaatcaaaattttaaggagcgaGTGAAATGTTTGGTGATAAATAGCCGGCTCTGGCAATACTGCAAGTTGTATATAAAAATCAGTATATTTTttacaatgaaaatttttaaaaaggtaatttttaacttaaattgacgtttttaaatcattttatttattaactaataaaatgtacatatttattaatttggaaaaaaaaatggagttacacGACTTATGCTTAAAGGCCTACATATATTTGCATGAGAAAATCGCATTATGTTTCATAACTGCaagaaaacatttaaaagaaaacaaatccaAACATTCAACGGCAGCAAATACCTTGCCAGCTTCAAGTTCAATGCATTTTTCATCATTCACAATGCAATGCAGATACACCCGTATACAATTTCAACTTCCTCATATACGGAAGTCGTGTGGTGGTAAGTAACCCAGTAAACCATTCGTGATAAACTATGCGGTAAAAACATGGCATCAAGCTACACACAAAAGGAAGTTAATCATCATTAAAGTGTCAAATCACGACTGTTATGGATATTTGTGAGATcagataaaagaaataaataaaaaaacattaaattttttttcatcgtatTTTGTCACCGTacttttaattgcaataaaaaataattcttaaaactaTAATAATTTCCTAAATTAACACAACTTTGTCACTGCATCccttaaaaactataaaaaaaacatttacacaCAGACAAATAGgaaagattttatatacaaaaaaatttgttcagcaTAGAAGAAGAAGGTTTTGTAGAAGCGGGTTATAGAGATGTATATAGTTAAAGAGTTATATAGGACTAGCTATATAGTTGTAGCCAAGCACCATTTCCGTTTTTAGTATGGACCAGATTTTCCAGGTGGACCATATGATGTCGATGGTCCTGAAATATCACCTCCTCCAAATCCAGTCGATCCACCACCACCGGATCCTCCTCCAATGCCGATTCCTGATCCTCCACCAATTCCTGATCCACCACCAATACCTCCACCAATGCCAAGTCCTGAACCACCATCACCTCCACCGGATGAGTATCCACCACCTCCGGATCCACCACCGGATGAGTCCTTTTGTGTCTTGTACTTGATGAAGTATACTTCTGGTTTTGAGGGTTGAGTTGGTGCAGCAGTTGGGATAACAATATCGGGCTGTTCTTCGGGCTTCTTGACCAACACGTACACAAGGGTCTTCTCTTCGTTTTGAGCTTGGACCGGAATGACTGGAGCCTGGTACGATGGGGGTGATGGTGCCTTGATGAAGATTATCTTGTAGTGTTTCTGTGATTGTTGGACGGGAATGTTGGGACGTTGACGGTTTTCTTCTTGCTCTGGTGGTGGAACATGTACATAAATGTGTTTCTGGACAATGGTTGAACCACCGCCTCCTCCACCGAAACCACCAATGCTTCCACCTGTAAAGAAAGGAGAtattatttttagtatttttagaacttcaaattgaaaaactgaagctcaactaacaattttgcttctaaaaaGCCTTACACAAGCTATTTtcacttctataaagctttatagaagcagaATTTTTACTTGGCAGTTTTTCACTTttgcttataaaatataaaataaaatatttatgaactTACCTCCGAATCCACCACCGCCGCCGCCTCCTGCTCCTCCTCCGAATCCACCACCGAATCCTCCTCCAGATCCACCACCGCCAAAACCTCCACCGGAACCACCACCACCGAATCCTCCTCCACCGGATCCACCGCCACCAAAGCCTCCACCACCGAATCCTCCACCGCCACCACTGGATCCTCCACCGAAGCCACCACCACCGAAACCGCCACCACCGGAACCACCGCCAAATCCACCGCttccaccaccaccaccgccaccaCCGCCAGGACGATTATAAGCGTAGCCAGCTTCCGGCCTAGCCGAGGCAAACGCCAAACAGGAAATCAAAATAAAGGCTCTCATTGCAAAACGGAACGAACGAAAAATTAAAGTTCAAAGGTTTTATAGAAACTGATGaaggaacaaaattttataataataatcctTTTTATGGAAATGCGCGTCTGGATGGCCGATCCTATGGCTAAAGGAGTGTGATGAATAGAAAAGATTATGTGTTGATAACACTAAGCCGAGTTGTTTACTGACGATCTGCTTCAATGGATTCTCCCATTTATACCAATCAAAAGCCTCTGCAAAATCGCATGCATATACACAACAATGAAAGATGAACAATTATGGAATTCGAATGGCACCATGATGGAGTTGCGGCGGAGAATCCAATGTACGGGAGAGGTATAGGCAGTTTGGTATAGGTACATCGAGAAGAAACAGCGCGGTGCGGCGGCGCGACGTTGGATCGCAACGGACGACGACGACGTCAGAGGTTATTATCGGTTCAACACGGTCGGCAAAGTATCTGCGCTCCCTCTGGAGGGGCGGAGTAGAGGGAAGGAAGAGCCCACACATTTGCGGGAT includes the following:
- the LOC129916540 gene encoding uncharacterized protein LOC129916540 — its product is MRAFILISCLAFASARPEAGYAYNRPGGGGGGGGGSGGFGGGSGGGGFGGGGFGGGSSGGGGGFGGGGFGGGGSGGGGFGGGGSGGGFGGGGSGGGFGGGFGGGAGGGGGGGFGGGSIGGFGGGGGGSTIVQKHIYVHVPPPEQEENRQRPNIPVQQSQKHYKIIFIKAPSPPSYQAPVIPVQAQNEEKTLVYVLVKKPEEQPDIVIPTAAPTQPSKPEVYFIKYKTQKDSSGLGIGGGIGGGSGIGGGSGIGIGGGSGGGGSTGFGGGDISGPSTSYGPPGKSGPY